DNA from Sorangium aterium:
CGGGCGGGCAGTAGGGCGCGGTGGGCACGCACTCGGTCCAGCAGCCGCCGCCGGGGCGCGGCGCGGCGAAGTCTGAATCGGAGCCGCCGATGCCCCCGCCAGCGGTGCCCCCGCCGGTGCCCGCCCAGCCGCCCGAGCCGCCGGCGCCGCCGGTGCCCGCCCAGCCGCCCGAGCCGCCGACGCCGACACTGCTGCTGGTGACGGTGGTGCCTTCGTCGCAGAAGGTCTGCGGGGTAGTGCCCGGCGGGCAGTAGGGCTCGACGGGCACGCACTCGGTCCAGCACGGCTCGGAAGGCATCGGAATGCCGCCAGGGCCCGAGCCGCCGACGCCGACAGCGCTGCTGGCGCTGCCCCAGCCGCCGGAGCCGCCCGCGCCGCCGACGCCGACCGTCACGGAGCCGCCGCACACGGTCTGCTCGATCGTGCCCGGCGGGCAGTACGGCTGCGGCGGGATGCACTCGGTCCAGCACTCGCCCGGATCGACGGGCATGGCGGTGCCGCCGGCGAAGCCACCCTGGCCCGAAGAGGTGGTGCCGCCGCTGCAGATGGTCTGCTCGCTCCAGTCAGCAGGACAGACGCTGTCGGGCACACACTGCTCCTCGCACATCTCGCCGATCTCGCACGGTGAACAGACCGTCTCCCAGTGAAAGCCAGGTCCGCAGTTGGGCTCCGGTGGCGGTGACGGCTCGTCCACGCCTCCACAGCCCTGCCCCTTGGCGCCGGTGAGCACAACGAGCGCGGAGAGCGCAATGAGCCCCTGGAGAGAGGAGCGAGCGGCTGACGAACGCGGGATAAGAGAGGAGAAGATCGCGAAACGCATGGGGTACTCCATCCTGCGTGCCTGTGCGAGACACGCGATCAAGGAACGATGGCTCTGCGCCGCGGCATGCGGAGCGCTGCTGCGCGCGGCGTCTCAGCGCCGACTCGAAGAGCTCGCGTCGAGATAAAGCACTGGACATGCCAGGCGCGCCCGCCTGCTCGGTCGGGTTTCCGGCCCCGGAGCGACGTGTACCGGCCGGCTTTTCGCGGTCGCGCGGCGTCCGCTGCGCGCAACCGCACGGCGCGACAGGGCCACAGTGTGACGGGGAGCGCTGGCTACGTGTCACGTTGAGCCAACCGGCGCCGCAGGGGGTGCCGGCAGGCAAGCGGATGGAGTGATGGCGGAATTTTCCTCTTGAGTGACCTGGGATGCCCCGACCCAGGTTGAGGTTCGGCCGGGTGGTAACCCGGTGGTAACCCGACCCAGGTTGAGGTTTGGATGACCCGACCCTGGAGGACCTGGATGCCCCGACCCAGGTTGAGGTTCGGCCGGGTGGTGACCCGACCCCCTGACCCGACCCAGGTTGAGGTTTGGATGCCCCGACCCTGGAGGACCTGGATGCCCCGACCCAGGTTGAGGTTCGGCCGGAGGTTCGGCCGGGTGGTGACCCGACCCCCTGACCCGACCCAGGTTGAGGTTTGGATGACCCGACCCTGGAAAGCCCGACCCAGGTTGAGGTTCAGGTTCGGGGAGGCGGTCGATCCGACCCAGGTTGAGGAGGTGCTTGAGGTTGAGGTGCTTGCTCGCGCGCCCCAGGTTGGGGCAGCGCCCCGCTCGAGCGCGGAGCTACTGCGCGGAGGCGGGCCGCACGTAGGGCAGCCGCGCCGCCACCTGCTGGACCTCCGAGGCCCCCTCGAGCAGCTGGGCGATCGGATCCCACGTGCCCCGGATCAGCGACTCGCGCGCGCCCGGCTTGATGGTGAAGGGCACCGTGAGATCGCTCCCGGCCCGGATGACCTGCCCCTGCAGGTCGACCGTGACGGGCGTCTTCGGGTCGGCGTTCACGCGCGCCACGAGCGCGGCGCGGTCCTCCCGGCTCACCGAGACGCAGGGGATGCCGAGCGTCGTCGAGTTGCCGAAGAAGATCTCGGCGAAGCTCTCGGCGATGACGGCCTTGAAACCCGCCTTCGCGATCGACTGCGGCGCGTGCTCGCGCGACGACCCGCAGCCGAAGTTGCGGTCGGCGATCAGCACCGTCGCGCCCGCGAAGCGCGGGTCGTTCAGCGGGTGCTCCCGCTTCTCGCCCCGCTCGTCGAAGCGCACGTCCCGGAAGAGGTGCTCGCCGATGCCGTCGAAGGTGACGCACTTCAGGAAGCGCGCCGGGATGATGCGGTCCGTGTCGATGTCGTCCCCCGGAACGTGAACGGCGCGACCGGTGACGGATTGAATCAAATCGAGTGCCATTGGGATCTCCCTCGGGTGCGAGCGTCGTCAGATTCCGAACACGTCACGAGCGTCGGCGATCTCGCCGCGGACGGCGGCAGCCGCGACCATCACCGGGCTCATGAGCACGGTGCGCCCGGTGGGGCTCCCCTGCCTGCCCTTGAAGTTGCGGTTGGACGAGGACGCGCACAGCTCATCCCCGATGAGCTTGTCGGGGTTCATCGCCAGGCACATCGAGCAGCCCGGCTCGCGCCACTCGAAGCCCGCCTCGCGGAAGACCCGGTCCAGCCCCTCGGCCTCGGCCGCGCGCGCCACCTCCATCGACCCCGGGACGGCCAGCGCGCGCACGTGCGGCGCGACCTTGTGCCCCTGGATGCGCCGCGCCACCTCCCGGAAATCGGAGATGCGGCCGTTCGTGCAGCTGCCGATGAACGCCACGTTGATCTTCGTCCCCTCGATCGGCTTGCCGCCCTCGAGCCGCATGTACTCGAGCGCCTCGCGGATCAGCGCCCGCTCGGACTCGTTCGCCACGTCCTCGGCCGCCGGGACCCTCTCCTTCACCGAGATCGCCTGCCCCGGCGTGATGCCCCAGGTGACCGTCGGCGCGATCTCGCTCGCGTCGATCCGGACGACGTCGTCGTAACGCGCGTCCTCGTCGGAGGCGATCGAGCGCCAGTACTCGAGCGCCTTGTCCCACGCCTCGCCCTTCGGCGCGTACGGACGCCCCTTGATGTACTCGAACGTCGCCTGGTCAGGGTTCACATAGCCGACCCGGGCGCCGCCCTCGATCGACATGTTGCACAGGGTCATCCGCTCCTCCATCGAGAACCCCTCGATGGTCGACCCGCCGTACTCGTACGCGTAGCCCGTGCCGCCGGACACCCCGAGCCGGCGGATGATCTCGAGGATGATGTCCTTCGCGTAGACGCCCGGCCCGAGCTTGCCCTCCACCTGGATCCGCCGGACCTTGAGCCGCTGGAGGCTCAGCGTCTGCGTGGCGAGCACGTCGCGCACCTGCGTCGTCCCGATCCCGAACGCGATCGCGCCGAACGCGCCGTGCGTCGACGTGTGCGAGTCGCCGCACGCGATCGTCATGCCCGGCTGCGTGAGGCCGAGCTCGGGGCCGATGATGTGCACGATGCCCTGCCGCCCCGACTCGAGATCGAAGAACGTGACGCCCTGCTCGGTGCACGCCTTCTTGAGCGCGTCGACCATCCCCTCGGCCAGCGTGTCCTTGAACGGCCGCTTGCGGTTGTCGGTCGGGACGATGTGATCGAGGGTCGCGAACGTCCGCTCGGGCATGCTCACCCGCAGGCCGAGATCGCGGAGCATCCCGAACGCCTGGGGGCTCGTCACCTCGTGGATCAGGTGAAGGCCGATGAAGAGCTGATCCTCGCCGCTCGGCAACGTGCGGACTTTGTGGAGGTCCCAAACCTTGTCATAGAGACTCTTACCCATGATGGCCTCTCGCGGTGCGCTGGAATCGGGTGAAGGGGGGTGAAGGGGGACGGCGTGCGAAGCGAAGCGGACCAGCCCGAGCGCCGCAGCCACGGCGCGCCGGCAGCCTCGTTGGAGGCGTCCGGCGCGCCGCCGGTCTGGCGGTCCAACGTCGGGCGGGCGGCATGACTATGCGGGCGCGAGAGGATTAAGTCGAATGAAACTTTTTTCACGATCGGTTAAGTAAAACTACATGGACGCGTCGCTGCTCCCCGCGCTCGAGGATGTGCTCATGGTGGCCCGGTCGGGCTCGGTCGCCGAGGCGGCGCGGCGGCTGCACAAGACGCCGTCGGCGATCAGCCAGCAGGTGCGGCGGGTGGAGGAGCGCTTCGGGGTGGCGCTGTTCGAGCGCGACGGGCGCGGCGTGCGGCTGAGCCCGGCCGGCGAGGCGGCGCTCGGCGCGATCACGCGGCTGTTCGACCAGGCGGAGGGGGTGTTCGAGCTGCTCTCGGAGCTGGCGGGGGAGCCGTCGACGACCCTGCGCGTGGCGGCGAGCGACTACCTCGGCAAGGGGCTGCTCGTGCCGGTGATCCGCCAGATGCTCGAGAAGCGCGCGCCGGTGCGGTTCGCGATCACGACGGCGAACTCGGTCGACGCCGCGCGGGGGGTAGAGCGCGGCGAGGTGGATCTGGGCCTCGCGTCGGCGTCCTCGGCGGGCGGCGACCTCGTGAAGCAGCCGCTGTTCGTGCAGCCGTTCCTCTGGGTAGGGCCGCGGCTCAAGGGCTCGGCGCCGGCGCTGCGCGAGCGGCTCCGGCACGAGCCGCTGCTCCGGCTGGCGCCCGGCAGCGTGGGGCGGCGGATGCTCGACGCGTACCTGGATCGCGAGCGGATCCGGCCCATCTCGACGATCGACGTGTCGAGCGTGTCGCTCCTCGTCTCGTACGTCTCCGGCGGGCTCGGCATCGGCCTCGCGCCGGCGCTCGCGCTGACCGAGGTCGCGCGCTCGCGGCTCGACGTCGAGGTCGCGGAGGTCGACCCGCTGCCCGTCGAGCTGATGACGCGCGAGAATTTCCGGCGCAATCCGATCATCGAGCGCTTCGTCGAGCGGCTCGCCGCCGAGGGGCGCCGCGCGGAGCAGCGGACGCGCGCGCTCCTCGGCGGCTGACGCCGCGCGAGGCGCGCCGCCGCCCGTCAGGTGGACGGGGTGCGACACGATGACTCGCCCCGTCGACAAGAGCGTGCGCCCCGGGGCGCAACAGGGGTGGTCGGCGCGGCCGGCGCGGCCGGCCTGCGTGGCTCAGGGCTCGCGCGTGTTGCCGCGCGTGTCCTTCAGCATCACGTCGTGGACGCCGCCCTCGTGGATGCTCACCGCGGACGCGACGGTCAGGCGGGCGCGCATGTACAGGTCGCGCAGCGAGGTGGCGCCGCAGTTGCACATCGTCGAGCGCACCTTGGCCAGGGTGACGTCGAGGTTGTCCTTCAGCTTGCCGGCGTACGGCACGTAGCTGTCGACGCCCTCCTCGAACTCCAGCTGATCCTTCTTCTTGCTGGTATCGCCGTGGTCGTAGCGCTGCCAGTTGCGCGCGCGGTTGCTCCCTTCACCCCAGTACTCCTTCATGAACTGGTTGTTCACGCGGACCTTGCGCCCGGGCGACTCGTCGAAGCGCGCGAAGTAGCGGCCCATCATGACGAAGTCGGCGCCCATCGCGAGGGCGATCGTGATGTGGTAGTCCTGGCTGATGCCGCCGTCGGAGCAGATCGGCACGTAGACTCCGGTCCGCTGGAAGTACTCGTCGCGCGCCTTGGCCACCTCGATCACGGCCGACGCCTGGCCGCGGCCGATCCCCTTCTGCTCGCGCGTGATACAGATGGATCCGCCGCCGATGCCGACCTTGACGAAGTCGGCGCCCGCCTCGACCAGGTAGAGGAAGCCCTCGCGATCGACGACGTTGCCGGCGCCGACATAGGCCGGCTTGCCGAGCGACTTCACGAAGGCGATGGTGTCGCCCTGCCACTCGGAGTAGCCGTCCGACGAGTCGATACAGAGCACGTCGGCGCCCGCCTCCACCAGCGCCGGCACGCGATCTCTGTAGTCGCGCGAGTTGATGCCGGCGCCGACGATCAGGCGCTTCTCGTGATCCACGTTCTCGAGCGGGTGCGCCTGGTGCGACTCGTAGTCCTTGCGAAACACCAGGTACTGGAGGTGCTGTCGCTCGTCGATGACGGGCAGGGTGTTGAGCTTGTGACGCCAGATGAGCTCGTTCGCCTCCTGCAGATCGAGGCCGACCTTGCCGCAGTGGATCGACTTGAACGGCGTCATGATCTCGCGCACCGGCGTGCTGAGCGGCGTCTTGCCGAGCCGGTAATCGCGGCTCGTGATGATGCCGACGAACCTGCCCGTGGGCGTGCCGTCCTCGGTGATCGCAATCGTGGAGTGGCCCGTGCGATCGGTGAGCTCGAGGACGTCGCCGAGCGTCGCGTCGGGGCGCAGGTTCGAGTCGCTCACGACGAACCCTGCCTTGTAGTTCTTCACGCGCCGCACCATGGCGGCTTCCTCCTCGATGCCCTGCGAGCCGTACACGAACGACAGGCCGCCGCAGCGCGCGAGCGCGATCGCGAGGTCGGCGCCCGAGACCGACTGCATCATCGCGCTGGTGACCGGCACGCTCATCGTGAGCGGCGCGAGCCTCGGATCTGGCGGCGTCGCGCCCGGATCGGCCTTGAACCGGACGACAGGGGCCGTGAGATCGACGTTCGCCGGGACGCAGTCCTTCGTCGTCAGATTCGGGACGAGCAGGTACT
Protein-coding regions in this window:
- the leuD gene encoding 3-isopropylmalate dehydratase small subunit, with the translated sequence MALDLIQSVTGRAVHVPGDDIDTDRIIPARFLKCVTFDGIGEHLFRDVRFDERGEKREHPLNDPRFAGATVLIADRNFGCGSSREHAPQSIAKAGFKAVIAESFAEIFFGNSTTLGIPCVSVSREDRAALVARVNADPKTPVTVDLQGQVIRAGSDLTVPFTIKPGARESLIRGTWDPIAQLLEGASEVQQVAARLPYVRPASAQ
- the leuC gene encoding 3-isopropylmalate dehydratase large subunit — its product is MGKSLYDKVWDLHKVRTLPSGEDQLFIGLHLIHEVTSPQAFGMLRDLGLRVSMPERTFATLDHIVPTDNRKRPFKDTLAEGMVDALKKACTEQGVTFFDLESGRQGIVHIIGPELGLTQPGMTIACGDSHTSTHGAFGAIAFGIGTTQVRDVLATQTLSLQRLKVRRIQVEGKLGPGVYAKDIILEIIRRLGVSGGTGYAYEYGGSTIEGFSMEERMTLCNMSIEGGARVGYVNPDQATFEYIKGRPYAPKGEAWDKALEYWRSIASDEDARYDDVVRIDASEIAPTVTWGITPGQAISVKERVPAAEDVANESERALIREALEYMRLEGGKPIEGTKINVAFIGSCTNGRISDFREVARRIQGHKVAPHVRALAVPGSMEVARAAEAEGLDRVFREAGFEWREPGCSMCLAMNPDKLIGDELCASSSNRNFKGRQGSPTGRTVLMSPVMVAAAAVRGEIADARDVFGI
- a CDS encoding LysR family transcriptional regulator, translated to MDASLLPALEDVLMVARSGSVAEAARRLHKTPSAISQQVRRVEERFGVALFERDGRGVRLSPAGEAALGAITRLFDQAEGVFELLSELAGEPSTTLRVAASDYLGKGLLVPVIRQMLEKRAPVRFAITTANSVDAARGVERGEVDLGLASASSAGGDLVKQPLFVQPFLWVGPRLKGSAPALRERLRHEPLLRLAPGSVGRRMLDAYLDRERIRPISTIDVSSVSLLVSYVSGGLGIGLAPALALTEVARSRLDVEVAEVDPLPVELMTRENFRRNPIIERFVERLAAEGRRAEQRTRALLGG
- a CDS encoding IMP dehydrogenase, with translation MAFIYDEPSRTFGEYLLVPNLTTKDCVPANVDLTAPVVRFKADPGATPPDPRLAPLTMSVPVTSAMMQSVSGADLAIALARCGGLSFVYGSQGIEEEAAMVRRVKNYKAGFVVSDSNLRPDATLGDVLELTDRTGHSTIAITEDGTPTGRFVGIITSRDYRLGKTPLSTPVREIMTPFKSIHCGKVGLDLQEANELIWRHKLNTLPVIDERQHLQYLVFRKDYESHQAHPLENVDHEKRLIVGAGINSRDYRDRVPALVEAGADVLCIDSSDGYSEWQGDTIAFVKSLGKPAYVGAGNVVDREGFLYLVEAGADFVKVGIGGGSICITREQKGIGRGQASAVIEVAKARDEYFQRTGVYVPICSDGGISQDYHITIALAMGADFVMMGRYFARFDESPGRKVRVNNQFMKEYWGEGSNRARNWQRYDHGDTSKKKDQLEFEEGVDSYVPYAGKLKDNLDVTLAKVRSTMCNCGATSLRDLYMRARLTVASAVSIHEGGVHDVMLKDTRGNTREP